In Palleronia sp. LCG004, a single window of DNA contains:
- a CDS encoding SDR family oxidoreductase has product MPGKSAIVCGGSAGIGRAIVSALVDRGYRVGVIARGRDRLEAMAEDPNIATAAADVSDAAALEAAIEALVAEIGTPSVWINSAMLTVFAPFEEVSAEEFARIVDVTFIGQVNGTRLALKHMKAGNIVNVGSGLGYRPVPLQSAYCAAKHAINGFTGSLRSELMRDGRPIALSMVQLPAVNSPQFDWAINRLEKRPQPAPPIYRPDLAARAVMRAIDEDAREIFVGSSVLKLVLPNFLLPGWLDRKMSTSGVSAQKSATDEPGNRPGNLWDPVSYAPRAEGSFGDRAKADGIIVDADLVRKLTLAALVGVPLIVGLILGMLIG; this is encoded by the coding sequence CGGCAGCGCCGGGATCGGTCGGGCGATCGTCTCGGCGCTCGTCGATCGGGGTTACCGCGTGGGCGTGATCGCAAGGGGCCGGGACCGGCTCGAGGCCATGGCGGAGGATCCCAACATTGCCACCGCCGCCGCCGATGTGAGCGACGCCGCCGCGCTCGAAGCGGCGATCGAGGCGCTGGTGGCCGAGATCGGCACGCCGAGCGTCTGGATCAACTCCGCGATGCTGACGGTCTTCGCGCCGTTCGAAGAGGTTTCGGCGGAGGAATTCGCGCGCATCGTCGATGTCACCTTCATCGGTCAGGTCAACGGAACGCGGCTCGCGCTCAAGCATATGAAAGCGGGCAATATCGTCAATGTCGGGTCCGGCCTGGGTTATCGGCCGGTGCCGTTGCAATCCGCCTATTGCGCGGCGAAACATGCGATCAACGGTTTCACCGGATCGCTGCGATCGGAATTGATGCGTGACGGACGTCCGATCGCGCTGTCGATGGTGCAGTTGCCAGCTGTCAACTCCCCGCAATTCGACTGGGCGATCAACCGGCTCGAGAAGAGGCCGCAGCCCGCGCCGCCGATCTACCGCCCCGACCTCGCCGCCCGTGCGGTCATGCGGGCGATCGACGAGGATGCGCGCGAAATCTTCGTCGGAAGCTCTGTCCTGAAGCTCGTCCTGCCGAATTTCCTCCTGCCCGGATGGCTCGACCGCAAGATGTCGACTAGCGGTGTCAGCGCGCAGAAATCCGCAACCGACGAACCCGGCAACCGACCCGGAAATCTTTGGGACCCGGTCAGCTACGCCCCCCGTGCCGAAGGCAGCTTCGGCGACCGGGCAAAGGCGGACGGCATCATCGTCGATGCCGATCTCGTACGAAAACTGACCCTCGCCGCGCTGGTAGGGGTGCCGCTGATCGTCGGCCTCATCCTCGGGATGCTGATCGGCTAG